The genomic segment GGCTTTCTGGCATCCTTTCGCCAATTACCTCTGCCTGGCCTTTATGGTGCTGGTGCTGGCCGTGCTGGTCTACATCGGCGAGGGCATTTCCGTACTGCTGGCCCCCCTGTGGATAGGCTTTGTCTGGCTGGGCTACAGGCTGAAGTGCCGCCGTCAGGGGCGGAAGGCCGCATGATATTCCAGGGCAGAGTACCTTTGCGAATATGTATTCGCAAAGGTACGGCACGCTCGTTCCGGCGCTTACGCACGCAAATGCATAGCGCTGTCGTCTTTACCCGTAACTTTTTTCATCGTAATGGGCTAAGCTCCTGCGTTGCAACGGCTGAAGCTGCGCTTGCGCCTCCCCGGCGGACGGCAGCTCACGCAATTGCCAGGGCGTTTTAAAGTTGAAACGCCCTGAAAAGCAAAGGGGACGGCGACAAAAGCTGTTTTGACGGCCTGGGGGGGAATCCTTCGGGCTGTCTTTTTTGCGGAGGCAGCGCCGGGGCGCGGTCGGGCAGCGGTCAGGCCTGACCGTAGCGCTTCAGGGGCAGGCCCAGCAGGCCGGGAACATCCAGAGGGGCGCTTTCTTCGCGGGAGAGCGGGCGGGTGATTTCCAGTCCGTTGGCCTGGGTCAGGTCCACTATGCTGGTGGGCTGCAGGGGGCGGCCTGTGGGGTCCAGGGCCAGTTTAACCTGTGGTTTGGCCGGCGACTGCTGATTGGAAGCGCAGACCACGCCGCGCTGGCCGTTGGAAAGCTCCACCGCTGAGCCTACAGGGTAGATGCCCATGAACTTGACGAACAGGTCCACATCCTGTGGTGTCCAGGCCTGGCCGCGCATCTGGTACATGATGGCCAGCACCTGATGGGGCGAAAGGGGCCTTTTGTACACGCGCCAGGAGGTCAGGGCGTCGTACACGTCGCTGAGTGAAAGGACGCGCCCGTACAGGCTGATGTCGTTGCCCGCCAGGCCATAGGGATAGCCCGTGCCGTTGAATTTTTCGTGGTGCTGCAGCACGCCGAGCAGTACTTCGGGCGCAATGGCCTTGTCTGCTTTGAGCCTTTCGTAGCCGCGCAGCACGTGTGAATGCATGATTTCCATTTCCCAGGGCTTGAGGGCTCGGGGCGCGTTGAGGATAGCCGCGGGCACCAGGGCTTTGCCGTAGTCGTGAAGCAGCCCAGCCATGCCCACGGCATACAGGTCGTGGGCATCCAGGCCACGAAAGCGGGCGTAGGCCGTGGCAAAAATGCTGACATTGACGCTGTGCCCGAAAGTATATTCGTCTGAAAGGCGCAACTTTGCGAGAAAAATAAGGGCGTCCAGGTTGCGGTCCAGGCTGCTGATGATGGATTCCACCAATGGCTGCGTGGCCGTCACGTCCAGGGGCGCATTGGTGGCACTGTGCATGAACTGTTTTACGTGTTCCAGCGAGGCCGTGTAGACGTCGTGGGCGCGGTGCAGCTCTTCCTCCAGGGGCACACGGTGCCCCCAGACGGAGTCGGGCGTTGTCAGGCGATCCAGAGCGCCCCCCACCATAGGGCGAAAACGGTCCGTATCATGGTAGATCATTCTGTAACCTTGGTTTGCAATGCGCTGGATTTCCTCCTGCGAGGTGATGTACCCCGGCGTGGCATAAAGCAGGGGCGCCTTGGTCCAGGGAATGCCCACATCCACCACGTACATGCCTGGCTGTAAATTGCTAATTGATATTTTTACTATTGGCATGAACATCATCCTTTCACTACGGCGTTACGCAGAAGTTGGGGCACGATCGTGTGCTCCCGTGTTCATGGATGAAAGCGCGGTAAGGTTGGGAGTTCTACGGCTGGCTGCCGTAGAAGAATAACGTGCTTTGCTAACAGAAAACGTTGCTACTGGCAAGGGGGTGGGGCGTCGGCGCGCCAGCAAGTCAGGCGGGTCGCGCTGCGCGTTTAGTCAAGAGGCTTTGCCAGCTGCAGCAGGGTGGCCACGTCCAGAGCGGCGCAGTCCTGAACGGGAAGGGCGCGGGCTACTTCGAGGTCGCGGGTTTTGGACAGATCCAGGGTTTTGGGAGGGAGGGGGCGGCCCTGATTGTCCAGGGCCAGCACGACCTGGGGCCGGGTAGGGAAGCTGGTGTTGGTGCGGCAGACTACCCCGATGCGGCCGTCAGCCAGTTCTACGGGCGAGCCCACGGGGAAAATGCCCATAAATTTGATGAAGTGCTCCACCGTGCCCGGCGCCCAGGATTTATTGCGCATGGTGTACATGATGGCCAGGGCCTGGTGGGGAGGAACGGCGCTTTTGTAGACGCGAAACGATGTCAGCGCGTCGTAGACGTCACTGAGGGAAAGAATGCGTCCGTATTCAGAGATATGCTTGCCGGCCAAACGGTATGGGTAGCCTGTGCCGTTGTGCTTTTCATGGTGCTGCAGCACGCCCTGCAGCGATTCCGGCGTGATGCCGTCCAGCCGGGAGAGCTTTTCATAACCGCGCAGCACATGAGACTGCATGATTTCCATTTCTCCGGGGGTCAGGCGGCGGGGAGCGTTGAGGATTTCCTGCGGGATGAGGGCCTTGCCCAGGTCGTGGAACAGACCAGCCACTCCCATGGACTGCACCAAATCGTCGGCCAGTCCCAGAAAGCGGGCGTAGGCCACGGCGAAGATGGTGACATTGACGCTGTGGGTGAAGGTGTATTCGTCGGTAGTGCGCAGCTTGGAAAGCGAAATGAGGGCGTCCACATTGCGGTCCAGGCTGCCGATAATGGCTTCAACGTATGGTTGGGAGGCAGCCACGTCTATGGGCGCGGCTGGTGACTGCATAAATTTTTTGACATGCTCAAGGGAGGAGGCGTAGGCCTTGCGGGCCTGAACCAGTTCTTCCTCAAACGGCGTCCGGCGGCCCCAGGTGGCGGGCGAGGGTGCTATTTCGGCCGCGTCCGCAGGCAGCGGGCGGAAGCGTTCGGGGTCGTGGAACACTTCGCTGAAGCCCTGCGCTATAATGCGCTCCACCTCGTTCCGCGAGGCGATGGGGCCTTCCTCAGCATAGAGCAGCGGCGCTTTGGTCCAGGGCAGGCCCGTATCGACAACGTACATGCCCGGCTGCAGCGCTGTAATGGGAATTTTACAAGCAGGCATGGCGTACCCTCGTGCGATTGCTTCGTCACGCGGTGTGGGGCCGACCCGCAGGCTGTTCCCGCGACATAAGGCCGACTTCTGCACCGCGCCATAAAGACCCGCACAGGCAAAAATGCCAGGGGCAAGCAGTGCGGATCCTGCCTCAAAGCGGCAGTATGCAATTCAGGGCAGAATCCCTTGTGGATAAAAAAAAGTCAATAAAATTGTCAGGGCATTGCAATGTTGCAATGCCCTGACGGTTGCGGAAGCCGCCGCTCGCCGTGGAGGCGCAAACGCAAGTTATTTGCGCGGTTAAGCGCCGAAACGAGCGTACTGTAAACTTCGAGAATACATATCCTCAAAGATAATATTCTCTAGAGCATTTAACACTTGAAATGCGCGCTTACGGCAGGCAAAAGCCTGCCTTCTCGCATTTCGTGGCAAGGATTTTCAAGAAAATTCTTGCAGAGCAGTTAGCTCATT from the Desulfovibrio legallii genome contains:
- a CDS encoding HD-GYP domain-containing protein, translated to MMFMPIVKISISNLQPGMYVVDVGIPWTKAPLLYATPGYITSQEEIQRIANQGYRMIYHDTDRFRPMVGGALDRLTTPDSVWGHRVPLEEELHRAHDVYTASLEHVKQFMHSATNAPLDVTATQPLVESIISSLDRNLDALIFLAKLRLSDEYTFGHSVNVSIFATAYARFRGLDAHDLYAVGMAGLLHDYGKALVPAAILNAPRALKPWEMEIMHSHVLRGYERLKADKAIAPEVLLGVLQHHEKFNGTGYPYGLAGNDISLYGRVLSLSDVYDALTSWRVYKRPLSPHQVLAIMYQMRGQAWTPQDVDLFVKFMGIYPVGSAVELSNGQRGVVCASNQQSPAKPQVKLALDPTGRPLQPTSIVDLTQANGLEITRPLSREESAPLDVPGLLGLPLKRYGQA
- a CDS encoding HD-GYP domain-containing protein — protein: MPACKIPITALQPGMYVVDTGLPWTKAPLLYAEEGPIASRNEVERIIAQGFSEVFHDPERFRPLPADAAEIAPSPATWGRRTPFEEELVQARKAYASSLEHVKKFMQSPAAPIDVAASQPYVEAIIGSLDRNVDALISLSKLRTTDEYTFTHSVNVTIFAVAYARFLGLADDLVQSMGVAGLFHDLGKALIPQEILNAPRRLTPGEMEIMQSHVLRGYEKLSRLDGITPESLQGVLQHHEKHNGTGYPYRLAGKHISEYGRILSLSDVYDALTSFRVYKSAVPPHQALAIMYTMRNKSWAPGTVEHFIKFMGIFPVGSPVELADGRIGVVCRTNTSFPTRPQVVLALDNQGRPLPPKTLDLSKTRDLEVARALPVQDCAALDVATLLQLAKPLD